Below is a window of Syntrophomonas wolfei subsp. wolfei str. Goettingen G311 DNA.
AATTAAGCAACAGGCAACTAAAACTATTACCGCCAGCATGGAAGATTATCTGGAAATGATCTACCGCCTGGCTGGTAAAAAGGGATATACCCGTATGGGTGATCTGGCATCAGCCCTTAATGTGCAACCTCCATCGGCCAGTAAAATGGTACAGAAGCTGGCGGATATGGGTTACCTGCAGTTTGAAAAGTATGGTGTGATAGAACTAAGCAAAAAGGGGCAGGAACACGGGCAATATTTGTTAAAAAGGCATGAGACTCTGGAACGCTTTTTAAGCATTATAGGGGTTAAAGAGCAATTGTTGGAGGAAACTGAAAAAATTGAACATTATATCAGTCCGGAAACTATAGGAAAAATTATGCTGCTGGTCGAATTCATGGAGAATAATTTCGAATGGAAACAAGCTTTTTACGAATTTCAAAAGCATGAGGGTTGATTAACCCCCATGCTTTAATATCGGAGTTTATCCTCCCAAAGCACAAAAGCGCTGCAAGCCCATAAGATGACAGGCAGCGGCGCCGGAGGTGCCGAAGAAGTATACCGGCTTCTGTTTACAATATGCCGTAATAGTGGAGTTTACCACGGTACTACCCGTAGCCGCAATAACATCACACCATTCCAGCACTTCATCAGTTGCTTCATAGCCTTCTACCTGTACACCTGATTTGATTTTCCCAATATTATCTGGATCTAGGTCCACCACCCGCAACTGAAAAGATGCCGCCAGTTTTTCCAGCATCGCAGGTTGATAGCCAATAAGGGCTACCCGGGGCGTACCAAAATCTCTTTTTATTTGTTCAACCAATTCGGCAGCACATTGCTCAGGTTGCTCGTCATGACAATGGACGGTCCTATCAATCAAGCCCAAATAGCGGCATACGGCATTCATACTGGAAACCAGCAACGCCCGGTCAAAATTGTTTGTCAACGGCATATTCAAGACTTGCTGCAAGGTTCCCTTAAAATTACCTGCCATATCAGTAAAGGCTTGTCCTTTGGCCCCTTTGAACTCAGCCTGCATTAACTTCTCTTTACCTTTGATAATAGGAAAATCCTGTCTTTTGGGTTTTCCTATGGCCTCTTCCGTCGAAAGCGCCCGACCGGTGATTATAATCTCTTGTTCCAGAAGATTATTGTCTTCCACTATCTTCCGAAATCGCTCCAAAAGCTCAGAATAAAATTCCTCCTGCATACTCATTTGTAATCATTCCTTTCAAAGACTCAAAATTCGCCGTTGTTAATAAGCCGACCTTACATCTCATTTTAATATTATCCAGCTGTAGTTTTCTATTATCTCAAGATTTATGTCTATCATGACACAGAAATCATTCAGTTGAAAAGCCCGATTCAGGTTATTTAAGGATAGCTTTATTTTTAATGTAATATACGACATGTACACACCATTTACTCCATCAGCGTTTTTTAGTTAGATATGTTAGGGTGATTCCTGATTCTGCATGCCACCGACACACTTTTCATATTTATCCGCGGACAAACACCAAATTACTTTCCGGCTAATATATTAATTTAGATTTTAAAAGTTAGCCGGGGGCAACATTTTTACCCATATACAGCTATACAGCTTTATAGAAAAACATCGGGTTAAATAATTGGCCGGCTACTCGAAAGTGGTGAAAGAAATATGCCTCCTACTCTATCCCTGGTAGATATCCCCATCGGTGTAAGCGTCCGGATTGCTAAGATCTTGACTTCAGGTAGCAATCGCCGCCGGCTTCTCGATTTAGGCCTGCTACCAGGTGCAAGAATTGATATTATCCGGCGCAGCCCCTCCGGCAATCCGACTGCATTTCTGATTAAGGGTACAATAATAGCCCTGCGCAATGAAGATGCCGCTCAAATCCTGGTCGATATAGATTAATTGATAATATGAAAGGAGTATTTCATGGCGATTAATACCACCCCTTTATCTGAATCTTCTAAAAATAACCCGGATAAGCAAAATAATTTCGTTATAGCCCTGGCCGGAAACCCCAATGTGGGCAAGAGCACCGTATTTAACCGCCTAACCGGGCTGAAACAGCATACCGGCAATTGGCCAGGGAAAACGGTAATAAAGGCTGAAGGTACTTTTTCCCACCGTAACCGGCATTATACCCTGGTGGACCTGCCCGGAACCTATTCGCTGCACGCCAGTTCTTCCGATGAAGAGGTAGCTCGCAATTTCATCTGTTTTTCCCGCCCTGATATAACTCTGGTAGTATGTGATGCCACTTGCCTGGAGCGCAACCTGAATCTTGTATTACAGATATTGGAGATTACCGACCGGGTGTTAGTCTGTGTAAACCTTCTGGATGAAGCCGAAAGAAAAGGAATTCAGGTAGATATAGCCATGCTGGCCCGGCAGCTGGGAATACCGGTAGTCGGTACCGCCGCCCGCAGCGGGAGGGGTTTAGAGAGCTTAAAAAATGTTCTGGACGATATGCTGGCCGGTAAAATAGCCATCCAGCCGCGGCAACTTGTTTATGATCCGGAGCTGGAAGCGTCCATAAATAGAATTGAAAAAAGACTGGCTCCTTATCTACCAGCTTGGATTAACAGCCGCTGGGTGACTCTGCGGGTATTGGAAAGGGATTTCAGCATCCTGGAGCATATAAGCAACCATAAGAATAATGATTTTCCCCGGCAAGTATTGAAAGAGGAAGTGGCCTTATGTCTGCGATAAATAACCCGGAGTTATCTGTACTCCGTGAAATTGAGCCTCTTCTTCCCACTAATACAGCCAATATAAAAGACCGGATAGTAAGCGGCATTTATCAGCAGGCTGAGAGTATCTCGGCTCAGGTAGTTAGAAGTGAAAATTCACAGTATACCGGCCTGGAGGCCAGACTGGACAATATTCTCACCTCCCGCTGGCTGGGCTTTCCTATTATGTTGCTTCTTCTAACATTGATTCTCTGGATTACCATAACGGGGGCCAACTATCCCTCACAGTTATTGGCCACTGGTCTGTTCTGGCTGGAAGAGCAGCTTACTGCCCTTTTTCTGGCCGGAAACGCGCCAGCCTGGTTGAGCGGGCTGTTGATTCAGGGTATGTATCGTTCTCTAGCCTGGGTAGTCTCAGTTATGCTCCCTCCCATGGCCATATTCTTCCCCCTTTTTACCCTGCTGGAAGACCTAGGGTACCTACCCCGGGTGGCTTTTAATATGGATAATCTCTTCCGCCGGGCGGGTGCTCATGGCAAGCAGTGTTTAACCATGTGCATGGGGTATGGCTGCAATGCCGCCGGGGTCACTTCCTGCCGTATTATTGACTCCCCCCGGGAAAGGCTGATAGCCATACTCACCAATACCTTCTCCATTTGCAACGGTCGCTTTCCCACGCTTATCGCTCTGGCCACGATCTTTATGGGTGCCCTGGTTTCCCAAACTTATAGCTCCATACTAGCTACCCTGGCAGTGGTAGGAATAATAATGACAGGTATAGCAACCACCCTGCTGGTTTCATCTTTGCTATCTCGTACCCTTTTGCGGGGAATGCCTTCCTTTTTTGTCCTGGAGCTCCCTCCCTTTCGCCGGCCCCAACTGGGTCAAATCCTTATCCGTTCCCTGCTGGACCGCACCCTGTTCGTGCTCTGGCGGGCCGTGGTCATAGCCGCCCCGGCGGGAGCCCTGACCTGGATACTGGCTAATAGTTTTCTTGGCGAAACCAGCGTTTTTGCATTAATAGCGGGCTGGCTAAACCCCCTGGGCCAGCTTATGGGTATGGACGGCATTATCCTCATCGCCTTCCTCCTGGGGTTACCCGCCAATGAAATCGTCCTGCCCATCCTTATCATGGGCTATATCTCTGCCGGCAGCATGCTGGAATTGGACAGCCTAAACGCATTGCGCATTTTACTGCTGGATCATGGCTGGACCTGGATTACCGCCCTCTGCGTCATGCTGTTTTCACTGCTCCATTTTCCTTGCGGCACCACCCTTTATACCATTTTCAAAGAGACCCACAGTGCTCGCTGGACCTTGCTGTCCGCCCTGCTTCCCCTGCTCCTGGGCATTATTGTTACTTTGATAATTAACCAGGGAGCACAGATTATTATACGATAGGGGTTTTTTTAACATTGTCTGGGAAAATTGCCGCAATATCTATACATAGATCATTAGTCTTGGCCTTATGGAATTGGCCTGAATTTTATCCAAGGCCGGAAAAGCCGGGAGCCGGTCAGAACCTCCGGCTTTTCCGGGAACATCGGCTGACTATTTATACTGCCCATAACCATCAGCCGGCAGTATAAACCAATCTGCTCGGGCGGAAAACGCAGTTGCCTGCATCTTTTCATTCCCCGGAGAACTCTCCATGCTTTGAGTTTCATTATTAGTATACAAGCGGCCTATACACTTTTCGCCTCGAAAAGCCCATATCCAGTGTTCTTCAGGCAGGTCAGCCGCTACCAGCAAAATATCCTTGAAACTACCCAGTCGCAGATCACAATAAGCATCGCCATACTTTTCCATCGCCTTTTCGATATTCTTGCTTAAACCAGCCTGGAGGTCACTGAGGGGCGAAAATTCTTCCCAGGCCGGTTCCCGCTGCACCAAGCTGAGCTTTGCCGGTTCCGGTATAGTCCTGTAGATATTGCTTCCGGTTTGGGCCAGATCCGTTCCCCCGCCAACAATTAAACCCAAAGTTTCACCCTTTATTTTTTGCCAATCTTCCTGCTGCTCAGCGACCTTGGCTAAAAGCAGCCCGTCCTCTGCGGCTTCAATATCATTATTAAGCAGAAGCAGCTTGAATTGAGATGAATTGCCAGAAATGAGTAAAGGCATAATATCACCCTTAGCGGCATAATCCGGCAGCGGCAGTTCGCGCTTCACCACCAAATCGCCCCGGTGACTTTCGATAACGATCACCTCCGGAATTAATGAATCCGGTGATTCCCCTGACGGGGAACGGGGATAGGCCAACAGAAGCTCATCCTGCTCGGATGAGGCCTTAATAGCTGCAACCATAGGCATACTGTCCGTTCTTATTTCCTGAACGCTTAATTTACTAGCTTGCCCCTTTATTAATCTACCAGTTTCCTGGCTTCCAAATGAACAGGCAAAAAGCCGGGAGCCGCCATCCCAGATCAGTCGAGGATTATACTCCTCCCCCATCTCCTGCCGGAAACAAGCTTCCTGCTCCCAGGAGAGTTTGCCACTCTTCAAATCCCAGGAAGCCAGTCTCGCCTCCCGCTCCATGCTGCCAGCATCATTTTCGCCCGCAGGCTCTGATGTAAGCATTATCAATGGAATTACATCTTTGCCTCCCGACTGTCCGCCTTTCGTTGCTGCACTGTTACACCCGGCTAACCCCAGAGCCATTATAATGATGAGAATAACTCCAAGAACCTGTTTTTTAAACACTATACCCGTCCCCCTTTTTAAAGCTATTATAAATTATACCAAATATATTTATTTTTCTTTCCATAATTGGATGAATTAAACGAAGGAGGCTGTTTATGATATACTGAAGTAAAAAAAACCATTTCCTGTCTCTTTAGCTGAGCAAGGAAAAACACCACGTTGTTTTATGAGCCTGGTAAGAAGCCGAAGAATCATTGAGTTATTTCGCAAACAAGCAATGTTGGTAAGGAAAGTGAGCTAACTTACTTTTCAACCTTAACAGCCGTGATAGACTTTGGGTAGGATAAGAAAGTTAAAGAAAGGAGCTAACTACTAATGAAGTTACCGGTGATATTAACTCCAGGGGAAGATGGCTGGATTATTGCAGAATGTCCCGTATTACCCGGATGTATATCTCAGGGAAAGACGAAAGAAGAAGTCCTGGATAATATCAGGGAAGCTGCTGAACTCTGGCTCGAAGAAGAACCCGCTGGCCCGGCCTTATGATTGTTAAGCCGTCATCGGTGATTCGCTCGGATTATAAGGGTTTCTCCAAGTTCTGTTATAAAACTGACGACCATATTCTTATCACCAACAACGGCGAAAATGACCTGGTAGTAATGAGCCACGAAGCCTTTTGCCGCCGCGAAGCCTGGATTCCATAAAGTAAAACCACATTTCCGTTTGCGGATGTCAACTACGAGGATTTTTATGGGTGGATGAATGGAAATATGCAGCAGAGTAATAAGGTTGTTCATCTACGGCATTTTTATGAATTTATCTCCTGAAAGTCGATGCTAAATCTGAAACCCAATTTATTAGCAATCTTCCAGAGTTGTTCAATCGTATAATTATAGTCACCACTCTCCATTTTAGCCACCATAGCTTGAGTAACACCCAGCTTATCCGCCAGTTTTTTTTGCGATAGACCATGCTTTAGCCGGTAATCAAAAAGAGCGGTCGAGATTCTATAATAGATATCGTATAGCTCATCTTTCTCTTTGGCTTCTTCTCCACCCAGTCGGTCAATCATCTCCCATGCATCCGGAAGATTTCGAATGTCGATCATCATACCCATAGGTTATATTATCAATACATTTTCTAGCGAATATTACTTATGTTTTATTTTGCATGCAAAAAATCGACCTAATCGCTTCTAATTATAATTTTGCCGCTTGTATCGCTTATATATAGACTATTTATCCAATATAGGATATATTTCTCTGTCTTTCTTCCATCTTCCTGCAAAATGTTCTAATATTTTGCATTTTTTCAAAAGATGGTTGGGTTTTTGTCTTTATATTATCGCATTGTAGCATATCAATACTTTTTTGTTGCAATTTTATCCTTAAGACACCCAAAGAGTAGCCTTTATTCCGTTATGCATTCCTCTTTGTCTACTCCACCCAGGGATCAGATTATCCCCGTATTCGGTGTAAATGTTTATCAAAAGTATTCTGCTTAATTTGGCCCCACATTTATTGCACTGGCTCGTTATTATCATTTTTTACTCCCCCGTCCCCACTTATTCTTTTAGGGCACTGTCAGTAAGCTTAAAACCTTGCCAATCTGGGGATCATAGATTGATTCCTCCAATACATAGGCCCCGGGTTTTCCGTCCTGAAACCAGATCTTCTCTTCCAGTTTGGCGGTGCGAACCTCGCTTTCTTGGGGCAGTGATTTATAAAACCCGGCGGCCAGACTGCGCGGATCCACATCATTGCGAACCGGCCGGCTGCCCTGGAAGGTCTTCAATGCTTTTTGCCCATCACTCTGCACCACGGCGAATTTATCCGGGTACAGGTCAACCAGAGAGTTGGCCAGGGAAAAGACGGATACATCATATTTTTCTCCGGCCAGCTTGCGCAGGGCATGCAGGGAGACTGCTGAAGCCGGGAGGTCTTGAGCCAGAATATCACGGGGCATCAAAAGACAGGCGGCAAATTGCAGGGCTTCCATCTCCCGGGGATCTTCCGTCTTAAAAGCCGACTCCTCCCGAGCGCGATAAACGGTTTCCGTATGCCAGGGGATGATCAGGTGGCCCAGCAAAACAGCCAGGGTGAAGCGCCGGCGCTGCTGGTTCTGCTGGCGGGGGTCCAGGATGATCAGGTTCTCATGACCCTGAGCCAGCATCCCCTCACAGTTATCCAGTTCGCTTTCGATAAGCTTTACCTTAAAGTGCTCCAACAGTCCGTTTAAGTCTACCGGTAAGCTGTTGCCACCCAACTGGCGAAAGATGTAATCGGCGTAGGAACGAACATCATTGAAATAAGGCAAGTTTAAGCGGGTCGGTCCTGTTCCCAGCAACATCAGAGCGTAGTCGAGCAGCATCTCCCGCTTATCAAACGGCAGCATACCGGATATGTGCATTATCATCCGGCTCAGGGAATCACTGCTCTCTTCGTAGGGTGCTGCTTCTTCGCCCAGCAGCAGGTAATCACTGGGAACTCCCAGCGCGCTGGATAATTTAATCAGGGATTCAAAACTGGGTGAGCGGGCCCCTGATTCGTACTGGGATATGGCCGGGGCCTTCAGTCCCGCTCTCTCGGCCAGCAGCGCCTGGCTCATGTTGCGCTCCTTCCGCAATTTGTTTATACGTTCGCTTATCGTCATTCTGTTCAGTCCTTTTCAATTACTCTCAAGTACTTTTATGCTGATTATAACATCTGTAATTACTATTGACAACTTATCTTAACATCTGTTATTGTTGCATTAACACATTGGGGGGTGGTGAATGGTTGCCGTGCAGCTCTTTTGCAATCGTCATAAAACCAGAATAATGGAGGGATGGTTATATGAAAACACTTGTGCTTGAATATTTTGAACAATTGTCTGGCGGTGAAGGTCAGCAGAAGGATAATCTCCTCTTGATACCGCTTTTTCTTAACTGGGAGATTGGTAGGCGCAACTATTTGTTATTGGATGAAGCTTTGGCAGAAGGAACGCTACAAGTAAGCGAAGCCAGTAAAGAGGGTATGGTAAACAACCTCATAGTGGTCAACCGGGGTAAACAGCCGGTCTTGATTCTGGACGGTGAAGAGCTGGTGGGGGCCAAACAGAATCGCATGGTCAATGCCACTATACTGATTCCGCCGGAAGGCAGCTTGGATATACCGGTCAGTTGTGTGGAAAGGGGTCGCTGGCGCTATGAAAGCAATCACTTCCAGGGTTCCCAGGTCTTTGGGCATTCAGAACTGCGCCGCACCAAGGCGTCCCGAGTAGCCGAGAATCTCTCCCAGGCCAGGTCGTTTGAAGCAGATCAACATGCGGTTTGGGAAGAAATCGACCGCAAACAGCTATCTATGGACGCCCATTCAACAACTGATGCCATACACGATGTTTACGCCAGCTATGAAAGTGAGCTGGCGGATTTTATCGCCGGGCTCCAGCCTCTGGAAAAGCAGGTGGGAGTAGGGGTTTTTGTTAGCGGCATCTTCAACTGTTTGGATATTTTCAGTCATCCTGATGTGCTGAAGCGCTTGTGGAATAAGCTTCTGGGGAGTTATGCTATGGAGGCTCTGGAAATGAAAAATGTCAAAGCCAGTATATCCAGTGCTACCGGCATTGAGACGGTTTTAAAACCTCTACAAGGGGCCGAACAGGAGCAATACCCATCTGTCGGCCTGGGAACTGATATCCGCTTGCACAGCATATCTTATATAGCCGCTGGTTTGGTTTTTGAAGAGCAGGTGCTTCACCTGGCCGCTTTTAGGAATTCAGAGACGAGACAGGCCAAGGGAGGCTTCGCTCAGCCCAGTCACCGCCGCAGGGTATATTAAAAATGTAAGCACTTACTTACAATTAATCGCTAAAATCTTAAAGCATTCTCGAATGGGTAGCAGAAGTCCAGCAAATATAACGAGGTGAAATATGTCCCCCGCTAAGCGGTTGCCTGTTAACAAAACAGGCGGCGGTTTCTAATCCCCCGCCTTCGTTGCAGCTATGTGTTGAAACTGCTCCGCAGTTTCTTCCAATGCTTAAATTGGATAAATTAAATGGCCAAAATTCTGTTTATGATATACTGGGAGTGTAAAATGATGGGGTTGGTTCCCCCCCTCGCATGGAGGTTTAGCTTTGATAAAAGTTATAATGATTATTTCTAATCGTCCCGCTTGTGGGCAAACAACAGTGGCGGTTAACCTGGCCAGTGGTTTAAGCCGCAAAGGATACCGGGTATTGATTGGAGATACCGGAAATAATGAAAAACTGCGCCATTGGCTGGGTATTGACCGGCAAGATACTGGAACAAAAGCGGCAAAGCCTTATTTAGAAGATAAGCAGGCCAAAATATTCAGCTCTAGTAGAACAGGTGCCAGGCACTTAAGTTGTTAAGTTATTTCATTAAACAAGTACGGCCTCTCGTATTGATCTCCTAATGGAGATGCTGAAACTACCCTTTCAAAAGTAACATGTTTATTGCCTACCGACCCCATGAGTTCCCCTTGATAACGCACAGGTACAGGGTAACCGCTATCTACTTCAATACTCCACCAAAATCTGTCTTCACCCGGTTTGTGGAAAACTTGCTGCCCATTTGCCCCCTTAACAATCTCTGGGGGGATATCTTCGCCCATACCATCTCGCAGAAACTTAAGAAACTCAAAAAGGCTGGATTTTCCCGAACCATTGGCATCAACTAATACTTCCAATTGGCCAAAGTTAGCTGTAAAATCCCTAAATGGGCGGTAACCATTTATTCTTAATGATTTGAGATACATGAAAACAGCTCCTTTAAGCATCTTCCGGGAACTATAATATAAAAACCTATTACTATGCCATAGAAATCCTTGTGGTTTCATACATGATGTTAAATTCCCAACTTCCACTCCGCATAATCTTTGGCTACTTCATAAGTAACTCCAGTTTCCAGGGCGGCAAAGTGTTTTTTGCCGCACTCTATCTTATAGTTTTCAAATAGTCTTAACTGGCCGCTGTCAGTGCTGCCTTTGGTTTCTACTACGAAATATAGTTTTTCGGTGCCGTCTTTGTCTACCAGCACTGCCCAGTCCGGGTTGTAGTTACCGATGGGGGTTTCTATGACGAATTTGGGCGGCAGTTTGGTGTAGACTTTTACTTCGTCATCTTGTTCCAGCATTTGGGCAAATTCTTTTTCCGTATTGGAATCCAGAATGAGGTAGTCATAAACTGATTTCTCTACTTTTATGGCATTGGATTTTAAATAGCCTTTTAGTTCCTGCATTTCAAACAGTTCCTGCCGGTAAAATTCCAGATTGCCGACTCGTTCGTATTTGATGCCGTCGGCAATCATAAGTTTCATCCTTTGTTTGATGATGTCACTTACGGCTTCCATAAACTTCTGGGGATTATTTTTGAAATCTTCCAACCTTCGGGCTTCGATGAGTATTCTTACGATG
It encodes the following:
- the mntR gene encoding transcriptional regulator MntR, translated to MEEQGREFRTVRGYQIKQQATKTITASMEDYLEMIYRLAGKKGYTRMGDLASALNVQPPSASKMVQKLADMGYLQFEKYGVIELSKKGQEHGQYLLKRHETLERFLSIIGVKEQLLEETEKIEHYISPETIGKIMLLVEFMENNFEWKQAFYEFQKHEG
- a CDS encoding Rossmann-like domain-containing protein, encoding MSMQEEFYSELLERFRKIVEDNNLLEQEIIITGRALSTEEAIGKPKRQDFPIIKGKEKLMQAEFKGAKGQAFTDMAGNFKGTLQQVLNMPLTNNFDRALLVSSMNAVCRYLGLIDRTVHCHDEQPEQCAAELVEQIKRDFGTPRVALIGYQPAMLEKLAASFQLRVVDLDPDNIGKIKSGVQVEGYEATDEVLEWCDVIAATGSTVVNSTITAYCKQKPVYFFGTSGAAACHLMGLQRFCALGG
- a CDS encoding FeoA family protein, whose translation is MPPTLSLVDIPIGVSVRIAKILTSGSNRRRLLDLGLLPGARIDIIRRSPSGNPTAFLIKGTIIALRNEDAAQILVDID
- a CDS encoding FeoB small GTPase domain-containing protein, whose protein sequence is MAINTTPLSESSKNNPDKQNNFVIALAGNPNVGKSTVFNRLTGLKQHTGNWPGKTVIKAEGTFSHRNRHYTLVDLPGTYSLHASSSDEEVARNFICFSRPDITLVVCDATCLERNLNLVLQILEITDRVLVCVNLLDEAERKGIQVDIAMLARQLGIPVVGTAARSGRGLESLKNVLDDMLAGKIAIQPRQLVYDPELEASINRIEKRLAPYLPAWINSRWVTLRVLERDFSILEHISNHKNNDFPRQVLKEEVALCLR
- a CDS encoding nucleoside recognition domain-containing protein; translated protein: MSAINNPELSVLREIEPLLPTNTANIKDRIVSGIYQQAESISAQVVRSENSQYTGLEARLDNILTSRWLGFPIMLLLLTLILWITITGANYPSQLLATGLFWLEEQLTALFLAGNAPAWLSGLLIQGMYRSLAWVVSVMLPPMAIFFPLFTLLEDLGYLPRVAFNMDNLFRRAGAHGKQCLTMCMGYGCNAAGVTSCRIIDSPRERLIAILTNTFSICNGRFPTLIALATIFMGALVSQTYSSILATLAVVGIIMTGIATTLLVSSLLSRTLLRGMPSFFVLELPPFRRPQLGQILIRSLLDRTLFVLWRAVVIAAPAGALTWILANSFLGETSVFALIAGWLNPLGQLMGMDGIILIAFLLGLPANEIVLPILIMGYISAGSMLELDSLNALRILLLDHGWTWITALCVMLFSLLHFPCGTTLYTIFKETHSARWTLLSALLPLLLGIIVTLIINQGAQIIIR
- a CDS encoding type II toxin-antitoxin system HicB family antitoxin, with product MKLPVILTPGEDGWIIAECPVLPGCISQGKTKEEVLDNIREAAELWLEEEPAGPAL
- a CDS encoding helix-turn-helix transcriptional regulator, with amino-acid sequence MGMMIDIRNLPDAWEMIDRLGGEEAKEKDELYDIYYRISTALFDYRLKHGLSQKKLADKLGVTQAMVAKMESGDYNYTIEQLWKIANKLGFRFSIDFQEINS
- a CDS encoding helix-turn-helix domain-containing protein, producing the protein MTISERINKLRKERNMSQALLAERAGLKAPAISQYESGARSPSFESLIKLSSALGVPSDYLLLGEEAAPYEESSDSLSRMIMHISGMLPFDKREMLLDYALMLLGTGPTRLNLPYFNDVRSYADYIFRQLGGNSLPVDLNGLLEHFKVKLIESELDNCEGMLAQGHENLIILDPRQQNQQRRRFTLAVLLGHLIIPWHTETVYRAREESAFKTEDPREMEALQFAACLLMPRDILAQDLPASAVSLHALRKLAGEKYDVSVFSLANSLVDLYPDKFAVVQSDGQKALKTFQGSRPVRNDVDPRSLAAGFYKSLPQESEVRTAKLEEKIWFQDGKPGAYVLEESIYDPQIGKVLSLLTVP
- a CDS encoding ARPP-1 family domain-containing protein; the encoded protein is MKTLVLEYFEQLSGGEGQQKDNLLLIPLFLNWEIGRRNYLLLDEALAEGTLQVSEASKEGMVNNLIVVNRGKQPVLILDGEELVGAKQNRMVNATILIPPEGSLDIPVSCVERGRWRYESNHFQGSQVFGHSELRRTKASRVAENLSQARSFEADQHAVWEEIDRKQLSMDAHSTTDAIHDVYASYESELADFIAGLQPLEKQVGVGVFVSGIFNCLDIFSHPDVLKRLWNKLLGSYAMEALEMKNVKASISSATGIETVLKPLQGAEQEQYPSVGLGTDIRLHSISYIAAGLVFEEQVLHLAAFRNSETRQAKGGFAQPSHRRRVY
- a CDS encoding ParA family protein; protein product: MIKVIMIISNRPACGQTTVAVNLASGLSRKGYRVLIGDTGNNEKLRHWLGIDRQDTGTKAAKPYLEDKQAKIFSSSRTGARHLSC
- a CDS encoding AAA family ATPase produces the protein MLKGAVFMYLKSLRINGYRPFRDFTANFGQLEVLVDANGSGKSSLFEFLKFLRDGMGEDIPPEIVKGANGQQVFHKPGEDRFWWSIEVDSGYPVPVRYQGELMGSVGNKHVTFERVVSASPLGDQYERPYLFNEIT